A genome region from Sphingobium sp. WTD-1 includes the following:
- a CDS encoding conjugal transfer protein TraD: protein MMLGRALATSRAALRRVTVSRHRLQLSQARHDRRDWQVKQRERTRHLIELGGLVMKAELVTLTDDDRAVILGLLIEAAAKLRDDDRERHLSLWRRRGRRVFETVALPPAD, encoded by the coding sequence ATGATGCTGGGCCGGGCGCTGGCGACAAGCCGGGCAGCGCTGCGCCGGGTGACGGTCTCGCGCCATCGCTTGCAGCTGAGTCAGGCGCGGCATGATCGGCGGGACTGGCAGGTGAAGCAGCGCGAGCGCACCCGGCATCTGATCGAACTGGGCGGTCTGGTCATGAAGGCTGAGCTGGTCACGCTCACGGATGATGACCGCGCAGTCATCCTCGGGCTGCTCATCGAGGCCGCGGCAAAGCTGCGTGACGATGATCGCGAACGGCATCTGTCGCTCTGGCGACGGCGCGGACGCCGTGTGTTCGAGACGGTTGCATTGCCGCCAGCCGATTGA
- a CDS encoding fructosamine kinase family protein: MRAIFTEAASLLGRHVESVTRVAGGDLSFVARLSLSGGDTVIAKRGDWVVEEARMLAAIAATGTAVPQVLAVQDDLLLLEDLPSSGRLARNWAHLAELLDHLHAPSQAAYGWDRDYGFGDVPIPNGRSDNWVTFWADKRLRCHIPHLSAQLAHRVERLADRLGEHIPNRPPSALLHGDLWGGNILVSQDRISGLIDPACYHGDREVDLAMLGLFDQPPQIFYDACGLTQGWEERQPVYRLWPLLVHVRLFGGTYHQQAGACLAQLGL, translated from the coding sequence ATGAGAGCGATATTCACCGAGGCGGCATCATTGCTGGGTCGCCATGTTGAAAGCGTCACGCGCGTTGCAGGCGGCGATCTTTCCTTCGTTGCCCGGCTTTCCCTGTCAGGCGGTGACACTGTCATCGCCAAACGGGGCGACTGGGTGGTCGAGGAAGCCCGCATGCTCGCAGCAATCGCGGCGACCGGCACGGCGGTCCCGCAGGTATTGGCTGTCCAGGATGATCTTTTGCTGCTTGAGGATCTACCCTCGAGCGGCCGGCTCGCCCGGAATTGGGCGCATCTTGCCGAACTGCTCGACCATCTCCATGCCCCGAGCCAGGCGGCCTATGGCTGGGATCGCGATTACGGCTTTGGCGACGTACCGATCCCCAATGGCCGCTCCGACAACTGGGTCACCTTCTGGGCGGATAAACGCCTGCGCTGCCATATTCCGCATCTCAGTGCCCAGCTGGCCCATCGTGTCGAGCGGCTCGCCGACCGCCTTGGCGAGCATATACCCAATCGCCCGCCCTCAGCCCTCCTCCATGGCGATCTGTGGGGTGGCAATATCCTTGTCAGCCAGGACCGCATCAGCGGGCTGATCGACCCTGCATGCTATCATGGCGACCGCGAGGTCGATCTCGCCATGCTGGGGCTGTTCGACCAGCCGCCACAGATATTCTACGACGCCTGCGGCCTCACCCAGGGCTGGGAAGAGCGCCAGCCCGTCTATCGGCTGTGGCCGCTGCTCGTCCATGTTCGGCTTTTCGGCGGCACCTATCATCAGCAGGCTGGGGCATGCCTCGCGCAGCTGGGCCTCTGA
- a CDS encoding conjugal transfer protein TraD yields the protein MRRPRDYDAELKALTDKARQRKARKQSQLGELVMATGADGLSAEELAGALLAAASTTEAPRREAWRKRGAAFFSGQRHDAGPGAGDKPGSAAPGDGLAPSLAAESGAA from the coding sequence ATGCGCAGACCACGGGACTATGACGCAGAGCTCAAGGCTCTCACCGACAAGGCACGACAACGTAAAGCCCGCAAGCAGAGCCAGCTGGGTGAACTGGTGATGGCGACCGGGGCCGATGGACTCAGCGCCGAGGAACTGGCCGGCGCATTGCTTGCCGCTGCCAGTACAACCGAAGCACCAAGGCGGGAGGCGTGGCGCAAACGGGGCGCCGCTTTCTTTTCAGGGCAGCGGCATGATGCTGGGCCGGGCGCTGGCGACAAGCCGGGCAGCGCTGCGCCGGGTGACGGTCTCGCGCCATCGCTTGCAGCTGAGTCAGGCGCGGCATGA
- a CDS encoding sigma-70 region 4 domain-containing protein translates to MSDARAREALRRTLAKASERDMHVDVDPAVLDRLEDAIRRLSRSQREIMLAVRLDDMDYAQIAERTGLSQRQVEAMMVRALINFQRNLADPDRHAWRRWLG, encoded by the coding sequence ATGAGTGATGCAAGGGCCAGGGAGGCGCTGCGCCGGACGCTGGCGAAAGCGTCTGAGCGCGACATGCATGTCGATGTCGATCCGGCTGTCCTTGATCGGCTGGAGGATGCGATACGGCGCTTGTCCCGCTCGCAGCGCGAGATCATGCTCGCGGTCCGGCTCGACGATATGGATTATGCCCAGATCGCCGAGCGCACCGGGCTTAGCCAGCGACAGGTCGAGGCGATGATGGTCCGGGCGCTGATCAATTTTCAGCGCAATCTGGCTGATCCTGATCGACATGCGTGGCGGCGATGGCTGGGCTGA
- a CDS encoding tyrosine-type recombinase/integrase — protein sequence MPQYLQTSIEPYLDSFAESFAAENYTPATINAYRLILRKVGHVMDAEGIDPPALTLDMAEQVGRKVPRKHAGTAWPYKLARRFAQHLLDIGVTQPVPLTEVQQARATLLADFETYLVKQRGLSPRSIPHTIGFARRFLDYRFGETIIDPGSLRPADVIGFMEHVLTTARRDKTVATHVRIFLQYLFGCGATATNLALSVPKTAKVWGARLPRHLSPEGVEAVLACVRDNPRHGARDYAMLLLMARLGLRAAEVIAIQLDDIDWRSGELTVRGKGKLHDRLPITVEVGDALSRYLREERGPAACRTMFVAHRAPHRPFKDGQIVNAILKDALKATGQKPATPYVGSHLLRHSLATQLVNTGASLDEVGDVLRHRSRSSTMIYARLDIDGLRSVAQPWPVAGGAQ from the coding sequence ATGCCTCAATATTTGCAGACCAGCATCGAGCCTTATCTGGACTCGTTCGCCGAGAGTTTTGCGGCGGAGAACTACACACCCGCCACGATCAATGCCTATCGATTGATCCTGCGGAAAGTGGGCCACGTGATGGATGCTGAGGGGATCGACCCTCCGGCGTTGACCCTCGACATGGCCGAGCAGGTGGGCCGCAAAGTGCCGCGCAAGCATGCGGGCACGGCATGGCCGTATAAGTTGGCCCGTCGCTTCGCGCAGCATCTGCTCGATATCGGCGTGACGCAGCCGGTGCCATTGACCGAGGTGCAGCAGGCGCGCGCGACACTGCTGGCGGACTTCGAGACCTATCTCGTCAAACAGCGCGGCCTCAGTCCGCGGAGCATCCCCCATACGATAGGCTTCGCGCGCCGCTTCCTCGACTATCGCTTCGGCGAGACGATAATCGATCCGGGCAGCCTGCGTCCCGCCGACGTGATCGGCTTCATGGAACATGTGCTGACCACCGCCCGTCGCGACAAGACGGTTGCCACCCATGTCCGTATCTTCCTTCAATATCTGTTCGGCTGCGGGGCCACGGCGACCAATCTGGCGCTGAGCGTGCCGAAGACGGCGAAGGTCTGGGGAGCGCGATTGCCGCGCCACCTGTCGCCGGAAGGCGTCGAGGCAGTGCTGGCTTGCGTGCGCGACAATCCCCGTCACGGCGCGCGGGACTATGCGATGCTGTTGCTCATGGCCCGGCTTGGCCTGCGCGCGGCCGAGGTCATTGCGATCCAGCTCGACGACATCGACTGGCGCTCGGGCGAGCTTACGGTGCGCGGCAAGGGCAAGCTGCACGACCGCCTGCCGATCACGGTGGAGGTCGGCGACGCGCTGAGCCGCTATCTTCGCGAGGAGCGAGGACCGGCGGCTTGCCGCACGATGTTCGTCGCCCATCGCGCGCCGCATCGCCCGTTCAAGGATGGGCAGATCGTCAACGCCATCCTCAAGGATGCCCTCAAGGCGACCGGCCAGAAGCCGGCGACGCCCTATGTGGGATCGCACCTTCTGCGTCATAGCCTTGCCACCCAGCTCGTGAATACGGGCGCGTCGCTCGACGAAGTGGGCGACGTGCTGCGGCACCGCTCCCGATCATCGACAATGATATATGCCCGGCTCGACATCGACGGACTGCGGTCGGTCGCGCAGCCCTGGCCGGTGGCGGGAGGCGCGCAATGA
- a CDS encoding AlpA family phage regulatory protein: MTMPPSDRILRLNTVLDRTGLSRATLYRKVQAGTFPKQIRIATRCMGWRESAINDWVRNPMFWTVEDADKRQRASSL; this comes from the coding sequence ATGACCATGCCCCCGTCCGACCGTATCCTCCGGCTCAACACCGTCCTCGACCGGACCGGCCTCAGCCGCGCGACCCTCTATCGCAAGGTCCAGGCCGGCACCTTTCCCAAACAGATCAGGATTGCCACCCGCTGCATGGGCTGGCGCGAATCCGCCATCAACGACTGGGTGCGCAATCCCATGTTCTGGACTGTGGAGGATGCCGACAAGCGGCAAAGGGCATCGTCATTGTAA
- a CDS encoding helix-turn-helix transcriptional regulator yields MKKVTPQGSLIKQLRSQLETGSLQKEMSHAIRISERRVRLIENENAPVTVPELERIAVYLGVPRDTIAYAINTPKLVLPASDTTQSLLDDLFRHACRLFCPTIISRWTARWSKRGPA; encoded by the coding sequence ATGAAAAAGGTCACGCCACAGGGCAGTTTGATAAAGCAGCTTCGATCGCAACTCGAAACGGGATCGCTGCAAAAGGAGATGTCGCACGCGATCCGCATCAGTGAGCGCCGGGTTCGGTTAATCGAGAATGAAAACGCCCCGGTGACGGTCCCTGAGCTGGAGCGTATCGCCGTCTACTTGGGAGTTCCGCGCGACACGATCGCTTATGCGATCAATACCCCAAAACTTGTTCTACCCGCCAGCGATACGACTCAGAGCCTTCTTGATGATCTCTTCAGGCACGCGTGCAGGCTCTTCTGTCCGACGATCATTTCTCGGTGGACGGCACGTTGGTCGAAGCGTGGGCCAGCGTGA
- a CDS encoding CHAT domain-containing protein — MPVPLSDTYRRDIERLKDREAALQKDLQRYEADVHKAKDSALRYESQIRPNSSATSIRSALSSASRENKKAVDAGKKVAEIKKKLADNARDQGNKQRALLSAEKSERQAEDRAVQRRRQQEKDHAREISRLTSPQVHYVHIKPPEPEKLRVLYLTANPGMDLRTDAEVRQVQQALRGAKYRDLVSVEQRPAATFQDLLDGLNDIQPHIIHFSGHGGGEVLLMEGGSLEGGSEHSVSFPLLVKALDSTDHPPTLLVMNACETLEGAEVILPAVPVVIAMSDAVLDMAAILFAQQFYAALASGQSVGSALKQAKVRIEAAMIDDEASELPQCLSREDVDIASLVLVKATEGYGAEL; from the coding sequence GTGCCCGTGCCGCTGTCAGATACCTATCGCCGCGACATCGAGCGATTGAAAGATAGAGAAGCCGCGCTGCAAAAGGATTTGCAGCGCTATGAGGCTGATGTCCACAAGGCGAAAGATAGCGCCCTTCGCTATGAATCTCAGATCAGGCCGAACAGTTCGGCCACATCCATTCGAAGCGCCCTGTCTTCTGCCTCGCGCGAAAACAAGAAGGCGGTGGACGCCGGAAAGAAGGTCGCGGAAATCAAGAAAAAGCTCGCCGACAATGCGCGAGATCAGGGCAACAAACAGCGCGCGTTGCTATCAGCTGAGAAATCGGAACGGCAGGCGGAGGATCGCGCCGTGCAGCGGCGCAGACAGCAGGAGAAAGATCACGCGCGGGAAATCTCACGGCTGACTTCCCCGCAAGTTCACTACGTACATATCAAGCCACCAGAACCAGAAAAGCTGCGCGTTCTCTATCTGACAGCTAACCCTGGCATGGACCTGCGAACCGATGCTGAGGTGCGGCAAGTCCAACAGGCCCTTCGGGGCGCAAAATATCGCGATCTTGTGTCGGTGGAGCAGCGCCCGGCAGCAACCTTTCAGGATTTGCTGGACGGTCTGAATGACATTCAACCTCATATCATCCATTTTTCCGGCCATGGGGGCGGCGAAGTGCTATTGATGGAAGGTGGCAGTCTCGAAGGCGGCTCGGAGCACTCGGTGTCCTTTCCGCTCTTGGTGAAGGCGCTGGATTCAACAGATCATCCGCCTACGCTTCTGGTTATGAATGCCTGTGAGACGCTGGAGGGAGCGGAAGTCATCCTTCCCGCCGTCCCGGTGGTTATCGCCATGTCCGACGCGGTGTTGGACATGGCCGCGATCCTCTTCGCCCAGCAGTTCTATGCGGCACTCGCGAGTGGGCAGTCTGTGGGCAGTGCATTGAAACAGGCAAAAGTCAGGATCGAGGCGGCGATGATCGACGACGAGGCCAGCGAATTGCCGCAATGCCTGTCACGGGAAGATGTGGATATTGCCTCATTAGTGCTGGTGAAAGCTACCGAGGGATATGGGGCGGAGCTATAG
- a CDS encoding tyrosine-type recombinase/integrase translates to MSLASQLDRYLSVRRSLGYDLGTSERILRRFTRFADREGAVHIDTALFLRWHATLAEACPSTRAARLSVVRLFAQWLSSFDPGHEPPPRGLLPGGFQRSRPHIYTDAEIGSIIAAAETLPSIYGLRGLTCSTLFGLIAVTGLRINEALGLDRDDLDTDHGVLRVRQGKLGKERLLPLDPSVVATLIDYLAERDRLLGHLAKPLFVTDKGTRLTDCAARYNFARACQQIGLRAHQPYCKHGRGPRIHDLRHTFAVKTMIGWYRTGKDPAREMIRLTTYLGHSDPSNTYWYLEAVPELLDLAMARATADGREAVQ, encoded by the coding sequence ATGAGCCTCGCCTCCCAGCTCGACCGCTATCTGAGCGTTCGCCGCAGCCTCGGTTACGACCTTGGCACCAGCGAGCGCATCTTGCGTCGCTTCACCCGGTTCGCCGACCGCGAAGGTGCCGTTCATATCGATACGGCGCTGTTCCTGCGCTGGCACGCCACACTGGCCGAAGCCTGCCCATCGACGCGAGCGGCGAGGCTCAGCGTCGTGCGGCTGTTCGCGCAGTGGCTGAGCAGCTTCGATCCGGGGCATGAACCGCCGCCGCGCGGCCTCTTGCCGGGAGGCTTCCAGCGGTCGCGCCCGCATATCTACACTGATGCCGAGATCGGGTCGATCATCGCAGCGGCCGAAACGCTGCCATCGATCTACGGCCTGCGCGGGCTGACCTGCTCGACGTTGTTCGGGCTGATAGCGGTCACGGGCCTGAGGATCAACGAGGCGCTCGGGCTCGATCGTGATGACCTCGATACCGATCATGGCGTGCTGCGCGTCCGGCAGGGCAAGCTCGGCAAAGAGCGGTTGTTGCCGCTCGATCCGAGCGTCGTCGCGACGTTGATCGACTATCTTGCCGAACGCGACCGGCTGCTCGGCCATCTGGCCAAGCCGCTGTTCGTCACAGACAAGGGGACGAGGCTCACCGACTGCGCGGCCCGCTACAACTTCGCGCGGGCTTGCCAGCAGATCGGGCTTCGGGCTCATCAGCCATACTGCAAGCATGGTCGCGGGCCGCGCATCCACGACCTTCGCCACACCTTCGCGGTGAAGACGATGATCGGTTGGTATCGCACGGGCAAAGACCCGGCTCGCGAGATGATCCGGCTGACGACCTATCTGGGCCATAGCGATCCCTCCAACACATACTGGTATCTGGAAGCGGTCCCGGAACTGCTCGATCTGGCGATGGCGCGAGCAACAGCCGATGGCCGGGAGGCAGTCCAATGA
- a CDS encoding HEPN domain-containing protein codes for MRNDLDHLPQTKQQELAHVVRVLFEAFEAAQTRRNQKWNKQARILKLVLYGSYARGGWVDDPVSGYTSDYDILIVVNDEHLVDFEYWSAAEDRLMRDMTITGTLSAPVNFIVHSLSDVNRQLEKGRPFFIDIVRDGIPLYEAEGFCFTQPRDLPEDEARAEAQAHFTRWFDSASGFLEQALFAKENGRANIAAFEFHQAAERFYHCVLLTLTLYSPKSHKLNFLRGHAEAIAPALIEAWPRDDKFSRRCFELLRQAYVNARYSEQYSVSDDELNWLGERVAILQQLVKQVCEQRLAQG; via the coding sequence ATGAGGAACGACCTTGATCATCTGCCCCAGACCAAACAGCAGGAGCTGGCCCATGTGGTGCGCGTGCTGTTCGAGGCGTTCGAGGCCGCCCAGACGCGGCGAAACCAGAAATGGAACAAGCAGGCGCGCATCCTCAAGCTGGTGCTGTACGGCTCCTACGCGCGCGGCGGCTGGGTCGATGATCCGGTCAGCGGCTACACATCGGATTATGACATACTGATCGTCGTCAATGACGAGCATCTGGTCGACTTTGAATATTGGTCGGCGGCCGAGGATCGGTTGATGCGGGACATGACGATCACCGGCACATTGAGCGCGCCGGTCAATTTCATCGTCCACTCGCTGTCCGATGTGAACCGCCAGCTGGAAAAAGGGCGGCCCTTCTTCATCGATATCGTGCGTGATGGCATTCCGCTCTATGAGGCGGAGGGGTTTTGCTTCACCCAGCCGCGCGACCTGCCAGAGGATGAAGCGCGCGCCGAGGCGCAGGCGCATTTCACGCGATGGTTCGACAGCGCCAGTGGCTTTCTGGAGCAAGCTCTATTCGCGAAAGAGAATGGCCGGGCAAACATTGCAGCATTTGAATTCCATCAGGCGGCTGAACGCTTCTACCATTGCGTGCTGCTCACCCTGACCCTTTACAGCCCCAAGTCGCACAAGCTCAATTTCCTGCGCGGCCATGCCGAGGCGATCGCGCCAGCGCTGATCGAAGCCTGGCCGCGTGACGACAAGTTCAGTCGCCGCTGTTTCGAGCTGCTGCGTCAGGCCTATGTGAACGCCCGCTATTCCGAACAATATAGCGTGAGCGATGACGAGCTGAACTGGCTGGGCGAACGCGTTGCCATTCTGCAGCAGCTGGTCAAACAGGTTTGCGAGCAACGATTGGCGCAAGGCTGA
- a CDS encoding tyrosine-type recombinase/integrase, with protein MSAVALPALIQRFFTDRLRVQMEASRHTVAGYRDTFRLLLRYASARHGKPPVRLTVEDIDADLVADFLVHTETTRGNSARSRNTRLAAIRSFFRYVAMSDPTWLLHCQRILAMPNKRYVKRTVTFLDADEMAALLAAPDRTTWAGRRDHALLLLAVQTGLRASELVGLTRGDVVLGNGAHIRCMGKGRKERATPLRRETGKMLAAWIGNDKDESRPLFPSIRGERLSRDALEHLVRKHCLTASRACPSIGTKRVTPHTLRHSTAMDLLHHGVDPAVIALWLGHENVETTQIYIHADMRMKEKALARVAAPPTPSGRFRPDDQLLAFLEGL; from the coding sequence ATGAGCGCGGTTGCCTTGCCCGCGCTGATCCAGCGCTTCTTCACCGACCGGCTGCGCGTCCAGATGGAGGCGAGCCGTCATACGGTCGCAGGCTATCGCGACACGTTCCGGCTGTTGCTCCGATATGCGAGCGCTCGCCACGGCAAGCCGCCGGTCAGGCTCACGGTCGAGGATATCGACGCCGATCTGGTCGCCGACTTCCTCGTCCATACCGAGACGACGCGTGGCAACAGCGCGCGCAGCCGCAACACCCGGCTCGCCGCGATCCGCTCGTTCTTCCGCTACGTGGCGATGAGCGATCCGACCTGGCTGCTGCACTGCCAGCGCATCCTCGCCATGCCGAACAAGCGCTATGTGAAGCGCACGGTGACGTTCCTCGACGCCGACGAAATGGCGGCATTGCTGGCAGCGCCGGACCGCACGACATGGGCGGGGCGGCGCGATCATGCGCTGCTGCTGCTCGCGGTTCAGACCGGCCTCCGGGCATCCGAACTGGTCGGCCTCACGCGCGGCGATGTCGTGCTCGGAAACGGCGCGCACATCCGCTGCATGGGCAAGGGGCGGAAGGAGCGCGCCACCCCTCTTCGCCGCGAGACGGGCAAGATGCTGGCGGCGTGGATCGGCAACGACAAGGATGAGAGCAGACCGCTGTTCCCGTCGATCCGGGGCGAACGGCTGAGCCGCGATGCGCTCGAACATCTGGTGCGTAAGCACTGCCTCACGGCATCGCGCGCGTGTCCGAGCATCGGCACGAAGCGGGTCACGCCGCATACGCTGCGCCACAGCACGGCGATGGACCTGCTTCACCACGGCGTCGATCCAGCGGTGATCGCGCTCTGGCTTGGTCACGAGAACGTCGAGACCACCCAGATCTACATCCACGCCGACATGCGGATGAAGGAGAAAGCGCTCGCTCGCGTCGCGGCTCCGCCCACTCCGTCAGGCCGGTTCCGGCCCGACGATCAACTCCTCGCGTTCTTGGAAGGGCTCTGA